A genomic window from Vagococcus sp. CY52-2 includes:
- a CDS encoding adenine phosphoribosyltransferase, whose protein sequence is MNLKDYIASIPNYPQEGVVFRDISPLMGDGAAYQEATNQIVTYAKERGAEMVVGPEARGFIIGCPVAYELGIGFAPARKKGKLPRETIEVDYGLEYGEATLTLHKDAIKPGQKVIICDDLLATGGTIAATIELVEQLGGEVVGCAFLVELNELNGRKKIEDYDILALMDF, encoded by the coding sequence ATGAATTTAAAAGATTATATTGCTAGTATCCCTAATTACCCTCAAGAAGGTGTTGTCTTTAGAGATATTTCGCCGTTAATGGGAGACGGAGCAGCCTATCAAGAAGCCACAAACCAAATTGTAACATATGCTAAAGAACGTGGAGCTGAAATGGTTGTTGGACCAGAAGCTCGTGGTTTTATTATTGGTTGTCCAGTTGCTTATGAACTAGGTATAGGGTTTGCACCAGCTCGTAAAAAAGGAAAATTACCTCGTGAAACGATTGAAGTAGACTATGGTTTAGAATATGGTGAAGCAACATTAACACTTCATAAAGATGCGATTAAACCCGGTCAAAAAGTGATTATTTGTGATGATTTATTGGCAACAGGCGGTACAATTGCAGCCACAATTGAATTAGTGGAGCAATTAGGTGGGGAAGTAGTTGGATGTGCTTTCTTAGTGGAATTAAATGAGTTAAATGGTAGAAAAAAAATTGAAGATTATGATATTCTAGCATTAATGGATTTCTAG
- a CDS encoding response regulator transcription factor — protein sequence MIRVLLVDDHEMVRLGVSSYLSIQSDIEVVGEAENGLIGYEKALEKRPDVILMDLVMEVMDGIEATKKILSEWPEAKVIIVTSFIDDEKVYPAIEAGAAGYLLKTSSAKDIANAIRSAHNGEKVLEPEVTSKMMERLSKPKAHVLHEDLTNREKEILLLISEGKSNQEIADELFITLKTVKTHVSNILSKLDVDDRTQAAIYAFKHGIVK from the coding sequence ATGATTAGAGTTCTGTTAGTAGATGATCATGAGATGGTTCGTTTAGGTGTGTCATCTTATTTATCCATTCAATCAGATATTGAGGTGGTAGGAGAAGCTGAGAATGGTTTGATAGGTTATGAAAAAGCATTAGAAAAAAGGCCAGATGTAATTTTAATGGATTTAGTGATGGAAGTAATGGATGGGATTGAAGCTACAAAAAAAATTTTATCAGAGTGGCCAGAAGCAAAAGTGATTATTGTGACGAGCTTCATTGATGATGAGAAGGTTTATCCAGCGATTGAAGCAGGTGCTGCTGGTTATTTATTAAAAACATCTTCAGCTAAAGATATAGCCAATGCCATTAGATCAGCGCATAACGGTGAAAAAGTACTAGAACCTGAAGTAACTAGTAAAATGATGGAGCGGTTATCTAAACCAAAAGCTCATGTTTTACATGAGGATTTAACTAATAGGGAGAAAGAAATATTACTATTAATCTCTGAAGGGAAAAGTAACCAAGAAATAGCAGATGAGTTATTTATCACATTAAAGACAGTGAAAACACATGTATCGAATATCTTATCAAAACTAGATGTAGATGATAGAACACAGGCAGCTATTTATGCGTTTAAACATGGCATTGTAAAATAA
- the mltG gene encoding endolytic transglycosylase MltG: MTDKNDDFNREDEHKTGKELKDYVLDSMQSEDAEKEEPTNHTTNDTYKRSRERSSSRRQEQSYKGRKKENNMVKKIVLIIVAVLILTLSIAGFYAYQYFTSSLKPLDSSNQKLVQVEIPQGSSSKQIGQILEKNKIIKSGLVFSYYVKMNNKANFQAGYYQMSPSMTLEAITNSLEEGGTDEPVSLADAKITVPEGYSVDQIAELFSKETKLPKDDFLNVMKDEDFFNELVKKYPDLLTSAKEAKDVRYRLEGYLYPATYYYYKDVPIKDMITQMVDKTNQVLAPYYDQIKEKKMTVQEVLTLASLVEKEGVTPDDRRKIAQVFLNRLAIDMPIQSDISILYAMDEHKVHLSEKDTQVDSPYNLYTNKGTGPGPFNNPSQQAIESVLNPEATDALYFLADVSTGKVYYAKTYDEHLANKKEYIDDKNN, translated from the coding sequence TTGACTGATAAAAATGATGACTTTAATCGTGAAGATGAACATAAGACGGGAAAAGAGTTGAAGGATTATGTTCTTGACTCAATGCAGTCAGAGGATGCAGAAAAAGAAGAACCAACCAATCATACAACAAATGATACCTATAAACGTAGTAGAGAAAGAAGTTCTAGTAGAAGGCAAGAACAAAGCTATAAGGGACGTAAAAAAGAAAATAACATGGTAAAAAAAATTGTACTAATTATTGTAGCCGTTCTTATTTTGACATTATCTATTGCTGGATTTTATGCGTATCAATATTTTACATCTAGCCTAAAGCCGTTAGATAGTAGTAATCAAAAATTAGTCCAAGTGGAGATTCCTCAAGGGAGTAGTAGCAAGCAAATTGGTCAAATATTAGAAAAAAATAAAATCATTAAAAGTGGTTTGGTTTTCTCATATTATGTCAAGATGAATAATAAAGCAAACTTCCAAGCAGGTTATTATCAAATGTCTCCAAGTATGACATTAGAAGCAATTACCAATAGTCTAGAAGAAGGTGGAACGGATGAGCCAGTATCGTTAGCAGATGCTAAAATCACAGTTCCTGAAGGATATTCTGTTGATCAAATTGCTGAATTATTTAGTAAAGAAACGAAATTGCCTAAAGATGATTTCCTAAATGTCATGAAAGATGAGGATTTCTTTAATGAATTAGTCAAAAAATACCCTGATCTCCTAACTAGTGCAAAAGAAGCTAAAGATGTCAGGTATCGTTTGGAAGGGTATCTATATCCTGCCACCTATTACTACTATAAAGATGTCCCAATTAAAGATATGATAACGCAAATGGTTGATAAAACGAATCAAGTATTAGCTCCATATTATGACCAAATTAAAGAGAAAAAAATGACAGTACAAGAAGTATTAACACTTGCTTCTTTAGTTGAAAAAGAAGGTGTAACGCCTGATGACCGACGTAAAATTGCTCAAGTCTTTTTAAATCGATTGGCAATCGATATGCCGATTCAATCTGATATATCGATTCTTTATGCGATGGATGAGCATAAAGTTCATCTATCTGAAAAAGATACACAAGTTGATTCACCATATAACTTGTATACTAATAAAGGGACTGGACCAGGGCCATTTAATAACCCTAGTCAACAAGCTATTGAATCTGTTCTAAATCCAGAAGCAACGGATGCTCTATATTTCTTAGCTGATGTATCAACGGGTAAAGTGTACTACGCTAAAACATATGATGAACATTTAGCGAATAAAAAAGAGTATATTGATGACAAAAATAATTAA
- a CDS encoding sensor histidine kinase: MMSKKSRPLIFFYSFLLTFIVLIVTLYTYFYANNQRKWMLELITTRLFKVPIIVYIVLIAIAVSGIVFSILYLFNRHTYGKIEEQLHFLSVGNYDHSIFSNKGKQYQEDSLIDELEQDVQNIRSKMLSMSKELQEMSAIPKQVNGESKEDIIKSERQRIARELHDSVSQQLFAATMMLSTLNEVVEEMDIPDIVESQLQVVASIINTSQSEMRALLLHLRPINLEEKTLQQGIEMLLKELQTKINIELKWQIENVFLPSSIEDNLFRITQELLSNTLRHAKANLLEVYLKKIDQTVLLRLVDDGVGFDVKKEKVGSYGLRNIRERVQGMGGMCRIVSFKGQGTSIEIKVPILKEERDD; encoded by the coding sequence ATGATGTCTAAAAAGAGTCGTCCTCTTATCTTTTTTTATTCGTTTTTATTAACGTTCATTGTATTAATAGTGACGCTTTACACATATTTTTATGCGAATAATCAACGTAAATGGATGCTTGAATTAATCACGACTCGTCTATTTAAAGTGCCTATTATTGTATATATTGTATTGATAGCCATTGCAGTTAGCGGGATTGTATTCTCAATTTTATATTTATTTAATCGACATACATATGGTAAAATTGAGGAACAATTACACTTTTTAAGTGTTGGTAATTATGATCATAGTATTTTTTCAAATAAGGGGAAACAATATCAAGAAGATAGTTTGATTGATGAATTGGAGCAAGATGTTCAAAATATCCGTTCAAAAATGTTATCTATGTCAAAAGAACTACAAGAGATGAGTGCCATTCCTAAACAGGTAAATGGTGAGTCGAAAGAAGATATTATTAAATCTGAAAGACAACGAATTGCAAGAGAATTGCATGATTCTGTTAGTCAACAGTTATTTGCAGCAACGATGATGTTGTCAACTTTAAATGAAGTGGTTGAAGAAATGGATATTCCAGACATTGTTGAATCTCAATTACAAGTTGTTGCTTCAATTATTAATACATCTCAATCAGAAATGCGCGCGCTATTATTACATTTAAGGCCAATTAATTTAGAAGAGAAAACATTGCAACAAGGAATCGAAATGTTATTGAAAGAATTACAAACAAAGATTAATATAGAGCTAAAGTGGCAAATAGAAAATGTATTCTTACCTAGTTCAATAGAAGATAATTTATTTAGAATCACACAAGAGCTTTTATCCAACACCTTGCGTCATGCTAAAGCTAATTTATTAGAGGTTTACTTGAAAAAAATTGATCAAACGGTTTTATTGCGGTTGGTAGATGATGGCGTTGGATTTGATGTGAAAAAAGAAAAAGTAGGCAGCTATGGTTTACGAAATATTCGTGAGCGCGTTCAAGGAATGGGAGGGATGTGTCGGATAGTTAGTTTTAAAGGACAAGGAACAAGTATTGAAATTAAAGTCCCGATTCTAAAGGAGGAACGTGATGATTAG
- a CDS encoding biotin transporter BioY, producing the protein MTKFKTFDLTKIALFTAVIVVLSQISIPMPYGVPMTLQTFIIPLAGVLLGKRSGTMSTILYVLLGLIGLPVFAGFSGGAAIVFGPTGGFILSFPIMAYIAGWFAERENIVFLYIGLFLGAMINFLVGFIVFHLVTGSSLSVAFAATVLPFIPTTIIKVIVIGLVSQKLRPLVKNKVLV; encoded by the coding sequence ATGACAAAATTTAAAACATTTGATTTAACAAAAATTGCTTTATTTACTGCTGTGATAGTTGTCTTATCACAAATTAGTATTCCAATGCCATATGGTGTCCCAATGACGTTACAAACATTTATTATTCCATTGGCAGGCGTATTACTTGGAAAAAGATCAGGCACTATGTCCACAATATTATATGTTTTGTTAGGATTAATTGGTTTGCCTGTTTTTGCAGGATTTTCTGGAGGAGCTGCTATTGTATTTGGTCCAACAGGAGGTTTTATTTTAAGTTTTCCCATTATGGCATATATTGCAGGTTGGTTTGCAGAACGTGAGAATATTGTGTTCCTATATATAGGATTATTTTTAGGAGCGATGATTAATTTTTTAGTAGGCTTTATTGTGTTTCATCTTGTAACGGGAAGTAGCTTATCTGTGGCTTTTGCAGCAACAGTGTTACCATTTATTCCAACAACAATTATAAAAGTTATTGTCATTGGATTGGTATCACAAAAATTAAGACCGTTAGTAAAAAATAAAGTATTAGTATAG
- the recJ gene encoding single-stranded-DNA-specific exonuclease RecJ, with the protein MKQSQFKWEEQSLSEEQQQLIEVFKENKFSPIMSELLVKRGVSTLEEAQSFLTPTLAATHDPFLLYDMDKAVSRIQQAIEQGEKILIYGDYDADGITSTTVLKEAIELIGGEVEYYLPDRFVDGYGPNIEVYQYYINQGINLIVTVDNGVSGHEALMFAKEQGVDVIVTDHHELPAELPEAYAIIHPRHPLGEYPFKDLAGVGVAFKVATALLGEIPMESLDLVAIGTVADLVSLTGENRILVSSGLKILKQTERVGLHALAEIGNLDLANANEEAIGFGIAPRLNAMGRLKSAMPAVELMTTFDDEEAMSIATDIQETNAERQALVKDITKDALEMVDAMGELPIYVLYKEEWHEGVLGIVASHIVRQTQRPTIVLTKNNDTQLLKGSGRSIANIDLFQVLSQIKEQFVSFGGHHMAAGLSFESGKLDEIKNDLIKIVSPLITDETKEILTIDARLELSDISVELIEELTQLSPFGTGNPSPHFLFEKNQVNGMKKIGTDNNHLKGQLVQTTSQIDCIAFGKGDAIDELVTGESVDVVGKLSINEWNGFRKAQLMMEDYQVSGIQIFDMRGGKTNDFDQLSINPAYVIFNDETPVDNIPTDRLYHVKTKKDIEILKQFKEMVFVDCPYDLEVVSSLVSLCDIHRLYLWINVSTEHYLSGVPTREQFSKVFKLVQTQESLDVRYKLIELSNYLQISKNHLIFIIKVFFDLGFVTIEDGLMSKVANPSAKALEESDVYQAYLHKIDMEKLFLYSNVADIRHWISQQEEDR; encoded by the coding sequence GTGAAACAATCTCAATTTAAATGGGAAGAGCAATCATTATCTGAAGAACAACAACAACTTATTGAAGTGTTTAAAGAAAATAAATTTTCTCCAATTATGAGTGAATTATTAGTAAAACGTGGTGTATCAACTTTAGAAGAAGCACAATCTTTTTTGACCCCTACATTAGCAGCTACACATGACCCTTTTTTGTTATACGATATGGACAAAGCCGTTAGTCGTATTCAACAAGCTATCGAACAAGGCGAAAAAATCTTAATATATGGTGATTATGATGCAGATGGTATTACCAGCACAACTGTGTTAAAAGAAGCAATTGAATTGATTGGTGGAGAAGTAGAGTATTATTTACCAGATCGATTTGTTGATGGGTATGGACCTAATATAGAAGTCTATCAATATTATATTAATCAAGGAATTAATTTAATTGTGACAGTCGATAATGGTGTGAGTGGTCATGAAGCGTTAATGTTTGCAAAAGAGCAAGGAGTAGATGTGATTGTCACAGATCATCATGAGTTGCCAGCTGAATTACCTGAAGCGTATGCAATTATTCACCCAAGACATCCGTTGGGAGAGTATCCATTTAAAGATTTAGCAGGAGTTGGTGTAGCATTTAAAGTTGCCACTGCCCTTTTAGGTGAAATTCCTATGGAAAGCTTAGATTTAGTGGCAATTGGAACAGTAGCTGATTTAGTTTCTTTAACTGGAGAAAATAGAATATTAGTTAGTTCCGGATTGAAAATATTAAAACAAACTGAGCGAGTTGGCTTGCATGCTTTAGCAGAAATTGGGAACTTAGATTTAGCCAATGCAAATGAAGAAGCGATTGGATTTGGCATTGCCCCTAGATTAAATGCAATGGGACGATTAAAAAGTGCTATGCCAGCTGTAGAGTTAATGACAACATTTGATGATGAAGAGGCAATGAGTATTGCAACAGATATTCAAGAAACCAATGCTGAACGTCAAGCTTTAGTTAAAGATATTACAAAAGATGCTTTAGAAATGGTTGATGCTATGGGAGAGTTGCCTATCTATGTTTTGTATAAAGAAGAGTGGCATGAAGGGGTATTAGGTATTGTTGCAAGCCACATTGTCAGACAAACACAACGACCAACCATTGTTTTAACGAAAAACAATGATACACAATTATTAAAAGGATCTGGAAGAAGTATTGCTAACATTGATTTATTTCAAGTTTTATCACAAATAAAAGAGCAATTTGTGTCTTTTGGTGGACATCATATGGCAGCAGGGCTATCATTTGAGTCGGGTAAATTAGATGAAATTAAGAATGATTTGATTAAGATTGTGTCTCCTTTAATAACGGATGAAACCAAAGAAATTTTAACAATTGATGCGAGACTTGAACTCTCAGATATTTCAGTTGAACTAATTGAGGAATTAACTCAGTTATCTCCTTTTGGAACAGGTAACCCATCACCACATTTTTTATTTGAAAAAAATCAAGTGAATGGAATGAAAAAAATTGGGACAGATAACAATCATCTAAAGGGACAATTAGTTCAGACTACTAGTCAAATTGATTGTATTGCATTTGGAAAAGGGGATGCAATAGATGAACTAGTGACAGGGGAATCGGTTGATGTAGTAGGAAAGTTATCCATTAATGAGTGGAATGGGTTTAGGAAAGCTCAATTAATGATGGAAGATTATCAGGTATCTGGCATTCAAATTTTTGATATGCGTGGTGGCAAAACCAATGATTTTGATCAGCTATCAATTAATCCTGCTTATGTCATTTTTAATGATGAAACGCCCGTAGATAATATACCGACAGACCGTTTGTATCATGTTAAAACTAAAAAAGATATTGAGATTTTAAAACAATTTAAAGAGATGGTGTTTGTTGATTGCCCTTATGATTTAGAAGTAGTTTCATCTTTAGTGTCATTGTGTGATATTCATCGTTTGTACTTGTGGATAAACGTCTCGACAGAACATTATTTATCAGGCGTTCCAACACGAGAACAGTTTAGTAAAGTGTTTAAATTGGTTCAAACGCAAGAAAGTCTAGATGTGCGTTATAAATTAATAGAGCTATCCAATTATCTACAAATATCTAAAAATCATTTAATTTTTATCATAAAAGTGTTTTTTGATTTAGGATTTGTTACAATAGAAGATGGTTTGATGAGTAAAGTTGCCAATCCTAGTGCTAAAGCTTTAGAAGAAAGTGACGTTTATCAAGCCTACCTACATAAAATTGACATGGAAAAACTATTTTTATATAGTAATGTAGCAGATATTCGTCATTGGATATCGCAACAGGAGGAAGACAGATGA
- the liaF gene encoding cell wall-active antibiotics response protein LiaF, with amino-acid sequence MRSSWRVFIVIESLLLLWAFYQMLGNVPAIIFLTFALINLFYVVKKNRKTSFNQFQLIASIIIIVLSLLSSPAIWLALALAIIYFGLIMGEISEVRLFNFAPWKKKQIKMIQTTSHNVRSGKRFKRPWIGSQRLGNDAYEWDDINFSVVIGDTIIDLGNTLLPKEDNVVIIRKGFGRTRILVPTGIGVMLEHSSMRGAVHFDQEVYHLNNESLKLYSEDYDESTRRLKIITNTLFGDLEVIRV; translated from the coding sequence GTGCGTAGCTCATGGAGAGTATTTATTGTGATTGAGTCATTATTATTATTATGGGCTTTTTATCAGATGCTTGGAAACGTTCCAGCTATTATTTTTTTAACATTTGCGTTAATTAATTTATTTTATGTAGTAAAGAAAAATAGAAAAACCTCTTTTAATCAATTTCAACTGATAGCTTCTATTATTATTATCGTGTTGTCCTTACTTAGTAGTCCAGCTATTTGGTTAGCTCTAGCATTGGCTATTATTTATTTTGGTCTTATAATGGGAGAGATATCAGAAGTTAGATTATTTAATTTTGCTCCTTGGAAGAAAAAGCAAATTAAAATGATTCAAACAACTAGTCATAATGTTAGATCAGGTAAACGATTTAAACGACCTTGGATTGGTAGTCAACGTCTTGGAAATGATGCTTATGAGTGGGATGATATTAATTTTTCAGTCGTTATTGGGGATACGATTATTGATTTGGGAAATACATTATTACCTAAAGAAGACAATGTAGTTATTATCAGAAAAGGTTTTGGTCGTACTCGTATTTTAGTTCCAACTGGGATAGGTGTGATGTTAGAACATTCAAGTATGCGTGGGGCAGTTCATTTTGATCAAGAAGTCTATCATTTAAATAATGAATCCCTCAAGTTATATAGTGAAGACTATGATGAGTCTACACGACGTTTAAAGATAATTACCAATACACTATTTGGAGATTTAGAGGTGATTCGTGTATGA
- the greA gene encoding transcription elongation factor GreA, with amino-acid sequence MMEKVYPVTLEGKLKLEEELEMLKTVKRKEIVERIKIARSFGDLSENSEYESAKDEQAFVEGRITTLENMIRFAQIIDSNSADKDTVSLGRTITFVELPDGEEEEYTIVGSAEADPFEGKISNDSPIAKALLGHKLNDIVKIETPGGSMDVKIQKIS; translated from the coding sequence ATTATGGAAAAAGTCTATCCTGTGACTTTAGAAGGTAAATTAAAATTAGAAGAAGAATTAGAAATGCTAAAAACAGTCAAACGTAAAGAGATTGTTGAACGCATCAAGATTGCAAGAAGTTTTGGTGATTTATCTGAAAACTCTGAATATGAATCAGCTAAAGATGAACAAGCCTTTGTAGAAGGTCGTATTACAACGTTGGAAAACATGATTCGCTTTGCACAAATTATTGATAGCAACAGTGCTGATAAAGATACGGTATCTTTGGGTAGAACTATAACGTTTGTTGAATTACCTGATGGTGAAGAAGAAGAATACACAATTGTTGGTAGTGCAGAAGCAGATCCATTTGAAGGGAAAATTTCAAATGACTCTCCAATTGCTAAAGCGTTATTAGGGCATAAGTTAAATGATATTGTTAAAATTGAAACACCAGGTGGAAGCATGGATGTTAAAATACAAAAAATTTCTTAA
- a CDS encoding zinc ribbon domain-containing protein YjdM — protein METLPNCPECQSTYTYEDGLMYVCPECAHEWSKEEEKITEIVKKDAFGNPLVDGDSVTVIKDLKVKGASQPIKQGTKVKNIRLVEGDHDIDCKVDGFGPMKLKSEFVKKL, from the coding sequence GTGGAAACATTACCAAATTGCCCAGAATGCCAATCAACTTACACATACGAGGATGGACTAATGTATGTATGTCCTGAATGTGCACATGAATGGTCTAAAGAAGAAGAAAAAATAACAGAGATTGTAAAAAAAGATGCGTTTGGAAATCCGTTAGTAGATGGTGACTCAGTCACAGTTATCAAAGACTTAAAAGTAAAAGGCGCTAGTCAACCAATCAAACAAGGAACTAAAGTTAAAAATATTCGCTTAGTAGAAGGCGATCATGACATTGACTGTAAAGTTGATGGATTTGGACCAATGAAATTAAAATCTGAATTTGTTAAAAAACTATAA
- a CDS encoding TrkA family potassium uptake protein: protein MRKTFAVIGLGRFGGSVCRELVESNQEVLAIDNCEDRVNEYMNIATHTVLANAQDEATLRSLGLRNFDHVIVTIGEDIQASILVTLMAKEMGVPHITAKAQNEYHGRVLEKVGADLVVHPERDMGFRLGHKLTSNNMIDFIELSDDYSLAEIRVNYKQFFNKTIEKINFRKHYNVTIVAIRRGKNDLIVSPPAEQVILEGDVLLVVGHNDDVDYLDAKMK from the coding sequence ATGAGAAAAACATTTGCAGTTATCGGATTAGGGCGTTTTGGTGGTAGTGTGTGTAGAGAATTAGTAGAATCAAACCAAGAAGTATTAGCAATTGATAATTGCGAAGATCGTGTTAACGAATACATGAATATTGCCACTCATACCGTTTTGGCTAATGCTCAAGATGAAGCAACGTTACGTTCATTAGGTTTGAGAAATTTTGACCATGTGATTGTGACAATTGGGGAAGATATTCAAGCAAGTATCTTAGTGACATTGATGGCAAAAGAAATGGGTGTCCCACATATTACTGCTAAAGCTCAAAATGAGTATCATGGACGAGTATTAGAAAAAGTTGGGGCAGACTTAGTTGTTCATCCCGAACGAGATATGGGTTTCCGATTGGGGCATAAATTAACGTCAAATAATATGATTGATTTCATCGAGTTATCCGATGACTATTCTTTAGCTGAAATTCGTGTTAATTATAAACAATTCTTTAATAAAACAATCGAAAAAATTAATTTCAGAAAGCATTACAATGTCACTATTGTAGCAATTCGTCGGGGAAAAAATGATTTGATTGTTTCACCTCCTGCTGAACAAGTTATTTTAGAAGGAGATGTTTTACTTGTCGTTGGGCATAATGATGATGTCGACTATCTAGACGCAAAAATGAAATAG
- a CDS encoding polysaccharide deacetylase family protein yields the protein MKKKILWFLVILLSVELIILGVKLFQPHNQLKTAKTTASSSLVDVANQETTQTSEKKKHSGDIDTSNWITSDTTISFPILMYHSLTKSDDGNTLKLPPEEFKQHMEWLKEHDYYTLTPEEAYVVLTENKKPKENIVWVTLDDGYLNNFTEGFPILEDLKMNATINYITSKLDNQYYFHEDDMKKMIDSGFISIESHTVSHLDLNTLSDEQIHTELADSKTWMDTTLNQNTSVVCYPAGRYDERVEKEAENVGYKLALTTEPGYASKNDGLFALKRVRISPGYDKEAFGNYLLSAQ from the coding sequence ATGAAGAAAAAAATACTATGGTTTTTAGTTATCCTATTATCTGTTGAACTTATTATTTTGGGTGTAAAATTATTTCAACCACATAATCAACTAAAGACTGCTAAAACAACCGCATCATCTAGTTTAGTTGATGTAGCAAACCAAGAAACAACTCAGACATCTGAAAAGAAAAAACATTCTGGTGACATTGATACGTCTAATTGGATAACCAGCGATACAACTATTTCTTTTCCAATTTTAATGTATCATAGTTTAACTAAAAGTGATGATGGTAACACCTTGAAACTCCCACCTGAAGAATTTAAACAACATATGGAATGGTTGAAAGAACATGATTATTATACGTTAACTCCTGAAGAGGCCTACGTTGTATTAACAGAAAATAAAAAACCAAAAGAAAATATCGTTTGGGTTACTTTAGATGACGGTTACTTAAATAATTTTACTGAAGGCTTTCCAATATTAGAAGATTTAAAAATGAATGCGACTATTAATTACATTACCTCAAAACTAGATAATCAATATTATTTTCATGAAGACGATATGAAAAAAATGATTGACAGTGGCTTTATTTCAATCGAAAGTCATACTGTAAGCCATTTGGATTTAAACACATTAAGTGATGAACAAATTCATACAGAGCTAGCAGATTCTAAAACTTGGATGGATACTACTCTAAATCAGAATACATCAGTCGTTTGTTATCCAGCTGGTCGATATGATGAACGAGTTGAAAAAGAAGCAGAAAATGTGGGGTATAAATTAGCACTGACTACCGAACCTGGATATGCTAGTAAGAATGATGGCTTATTTGCTTTAAAACGTGTTAGAATTTCTCCCGGATATGACAAAGAAGCCTTTGGAAACTACCTACTATCAGCTCAATAA
- a CDS encoding biotin--[acetyl-CoA-carboxylase] ligase: MSVKDKTLAMLENHRGEFFSGEKLAETLGVSRNAVWKAVKQLETEGYPIKAVKSKGYSLEETSDKLSLQGMLPFLDKSIDSSLIQVYESIDSTNNLAKELAVSGAANGTVIIANEQTKGRGRYGKTFESPKDSGIYMSIILRPEEMPQIDPSLMTAYSAVVVSEVLEQLSGEIIGIKWVNDLFLNGKKVCGILTEAVSNLETGRLDWIVVGIGINVSTKSELFSKNVQSVATALFNNKNTIRNKIAANVINQFFLQASNMMQKSMMQQYREKSIVVGQLVSIVSGADSYVAQVEDIKDNGSLMIKLSNGETRELRFGEVSLKL; the protein is encoded by the coding sequence ATGAGTGTAAAAGACAAAACATTAGCAATGTTAGAAAATCATCGGGGAGAGTTTTTCTCCGGTGAAAAACTAGCTGAAACATTAGGTGTTTCAAGAAATGCTGTTTGGAAGGCGGTTAAACAATTAGAAACAGAAGGCTATCCAATTAAAGCCGTAAAAAGTAAAGGGTATTCACTAGAAGAAACAAGTGATAAGTTGTCTCTGCAGGGAATGTTACCATTTTTGGATAAGTCGATTGATTCAAGTTTAATTCAAGTTTATGAGTCGATTGATTCAACCAATAATTTAGCAAAAGAGTTAGCTGTGTCAGGAGCTGCAAATGGGACAGTGATTATTGCAAACGAACAAACAAAGGGGCGTGGAAGATATGGGAAAACATTTGAATCGCCAAAAGATTCAGGTATTTATATGAGTATCATACTAAGACCTGAAGAGATGCCGCAAATTGATCCATCTCTTATGACAGCCTATTCAGCGGTTGTTGTCTCAGAAGTGTTAGAACAATTATCCGGTGAAATAATAGGTATAAAATGGGTTAATGATTTGTTTTTAAATGGAAAAAAAGTATGTGGTATCTTAACAGAGGCGGTTAGTAATTTAGAAACTGGACGTTTAGATTGGATTGTAGTCGGTATTGGTATTAATGTATCAACTAAATCTGAGCTATTTTCAAAAAACGTTCAATCTGTTGCAACAGCATTGTTTAACAATAAAAATACGATAAGAAATAAAATTGCTGCTAACGTTATCAATCAATTTTTCTTACAAGCTTCTAACATGATGCAAAAAAGTATGATGCAACAGTATCGTGAAAAATCTATCGTAGTTGGTCAACTGGTTTCCATTGTGTCAGGAGCAGATTCTTATGTTGCTCAAGTGGAAGATATTAAAGATAATGGCTCTTTGATGATTAAATTGTCTAATGGGGAAACAAGAGAGTTGAGATTTGGTGAAGTGTCGTTAAAACTATAA